One part of the Amaranthus tricolor cultivar Red isolate AtriRed21 chromosome 16, ASM2621246v1, whole genome shotgun sequence genome encodes these proteins:
- the LOC130802807 gene encoding zinc finger protein 3-like has translation MEQKELEPCLSSTSNTISAAQDGAPGRQLAKSSNTQQAQLEYQGQDQETVLDSCHESNTKLKFIDCLKVGSCQSSSSEPRIFSCNYCQKKFYSSQALGGHQNAHKRERTIVKRNQRIGATITAATTVFGHPYINHHIHQQQQIYSNIGSLPLHGSHNRSLGIQAHSMIHKQTPSMITSICSSGYVYGHHGWLRLPIEQQPAIGKLVSETYHGNSTMRLGPTSIGGWWSGDSLIKSNQDDPTKLDLSLKL, from the coding sequence atggaACAAAAAGAACTAGAACCATGTCTTTCAAGCACATCAAACACTATTTCTGCAGCACAAGATGGTGCACCGGGCAGACAATTAGCAAAATCGTCGAATACCCAACAAGCACAACTCGAATATCAAGGTCAAGACCAAGAGACGGTGTTGGATTCATGCCATGAATCCAACACGAAACTCAAATTTATTGATTGCTTAAAAGTAGGTTCATGTCAGAGTTCATCAAGCGAGCCTAGAATTTTCTCTTGTAATTATTGCCAGAAAAAATTCTACAGTTCACAAGCTTTAGGTGGACATCAAAATGCTCACAAACGAGAGCGTACTATAGTGAAACGAAATCAAAGAATAGGAGCCACAATCACTGCAGCAACTACTGTTTTTGGACATCCGTACATAAATCATCATattcatcaacaacaacaaatttatTCAAACATTGGTTCATTACCCTTACATGGGTCCCACAATAGGTCTCTTGGAATTCAGGCACACTCAATGATTCACAAACAAACACCTTCTATGATAACATCAATTTGTTCATCAGGATATGTGTATGGACATCATGGGTGGTTAAGGTTACCTATTGAACAACAACCTGCAATAGGGAAACTAGTGTCGGAGACTTATCATGGGAATAGCACAATGAGATTGGGACCCACTTCAATAGGTGGGTGGTGGAGTGGAGATAGCCTTATTAAAAGTAATCAAGATGACCCCACAAAGCTTGATCTATCCCTCAAgctttaa